The proteins below come from a single Chitinophaga pinensis DSM 2588 genomic window:
- the lysS gene encoding lysine--tRNA ligase: MTQLSEQEIIRREKLQELEKLGINPYPAEKYPVNNTAANIKALYTEETKDQFQDICLAGRIMAVRDMGKAAFVKLQDHTTQMQLYIRRDDICNGDDKTMFDVVFKKLLDLGDIIGVKGYAFITKTGELSIHVTKLDVLAKSIRPLPVVREKEGEVFDAVTDPEFKYRQRYVDLIVNPQVKEVFIKRTRIMQTIRDFYNDLGYLEVETPILQPIPGGATARPFTTHHNALDIPLYMRIANELYLKRLIVGGFEGVYEFAKDFRNEGMDRTHNPEFTVMEMYAAYKDYEWMMDTTETLLEKIAIALHGTTEVTVGEKVINFKAPFRRVTMYEAILEHTGIDVSNMDEDQLRATCVQLGIYVKPSMGKGKLIDEIFGEKCEHHYVQPTFITDYPVEMSPLTKKHRSKPGLVERFELMVNGKELANAYSELNDPIDQRARFEDQVKLMERGDDEAMYIDYDFLRALEYGMPPTSGIGIGIDRLTMIMTNQPSIQDVLFFPQMKPEKTA; this comes from the coding sequence ATGACACAATTATCCGAGCAAGAGATCATACGCAGGGAGAAACTGCAGGAACTGGAGAAACTGGGCATCAACCCTTATCCGGCGGAAAAATATCCGGTGAACAATACAGCTGCCAATATAAAGGCCCTGTATACGGAGGAAACCAAAGACCAGTTCCAGGATATATGTCTGGCTGGCCGTATTATGGCTGTACGTGACATGGGTAAGGCGGCTTTTGTGAAGTTACAGGACCATACTACACAGATGCAGCTGTACATTCGTCGTGACGATATCTGCAATGGCGATGACAAGACAATGTTCGACGTCGTATTCAAGAAATTACTTGATCTGGGCGATATTATCGGTGTGAAAGGTTATGCCTTCATCACCAAAACCGGGGAATTATCTATCCACGTTACCAAACTGGATGTCCTGGCTAAATCTATCCGTCCGTTACCGGTGGTACGTGAGAAAGAAGGAGAAGTGTTTGATGCCGTAACTGATCCGGAGTTCAAATACCGTCAGCGTTACGTAGACCTGATCGTGAATCCGCAGGTGAAGGAAGTTTTCATCAAACGTACCCGCATCATGCAGACCATCCGTGATTTCTATAACGACCTGGGTTACCTGGAAGTAGAAACACCTATCCTGCAGCCTATTCCTGGTGGTGCTACCGCACGTCCGTTCACCACACACCATAACGCGCTGGATATTCCTTTATACATGCGTATTGCGAATGAACTGTACCTGAAACGCCTGATCGTGGGTGGTTTTGAAGGTGTATATGAATTTGCGAAAGACTTCCGTAACGAGGGTATGGACCGTACCCACAACCCGGAATTCACCGTAATGGAAATGTACGCTGCGTACAAAGACTACGAGTGGATGATGGATACCACCGAAACCCTCCTGGAAAAGATCGCGATTGCCCTCCATGGTACTACCGAAGTAACAGTAGGTGAAAAAGTGATCAACTTCAAGGCGCCTTTCCGCAGAGTAACCATGTATGAAGCGATCCTGGAACATACCGGTATCGATGTGAGCAACATGGATGAAGATCAGCTGCGCGCTACCTGTGTACAACTGGGTATCTATGTGAAACCTAGCATGGGTAAAGGCAAACTGATTGACGAGATCTTCGGCGAGAAATGTGAACACCACTACGTACAGCCTACCTTTATCACCGATTATCCGGTGGAAATGAGTCCGCTGACCAAAAAGCACCGTAGCAAACCAGGTCTGGTAGAACGCTTCGAACTGATGGTAAACGGTAAAGAGCTGGCAAACGCGTACAGTGAGCTGAACGACCCGATCGATCAGCGCGCCCGCTTCGAAGATCAGGTGAAACTGATGGAACGTGGTGATGACGAAGCCATGTACATCGACTACGACTTCCTGCGTGCACTGGAATACGGTATGCCGCCAACCTCGGGTATCGGTATTGGTATTGACCGTCTGACCATGATCATGACCAATCAGCCGTCCATCCAGGATGTACTGTTCTTCCCTCAGATGAAACCTGAGAAAACAGCATAA